The genomic region CGGGGTGGACAACCCGGGACACCCCTTCATCAAGACCGTGGGCGCAGTGGCCGGAGACGAGGAGAGCTATGAGGTAGCTAGCGGGTCCTGAGTTGTCCTTTTGGTGTCTGATTATTTGAGTCCTAAATTCCTGCTTTAAATTCTATTTAattcactttattttatttgtatagcccttaatcaccattgcagtctcaaagggcttaacaggccaaatatttgtgacccCCCTCTGAGCCAAGCCCCCAAGACGGATAGAAAAAACACCCTCAAGGTTTAAGTTGGCTAGAGGAGAGTTGATCCCGGACACTTGACCTCCGCGTCCACACCTTTTTTAGCTGTGTGTGCAAtcatttattgttttgtttttaatccacCCCTTCACCTTCTTTTTAATCTTTATTGCTGTGTAGTTCTTTCTACTGCAATTCTGCGCCTAATATCGATTGATTGATAGCACTACCAGTCGAAGGCTCTGGGTTTTCCTATCCTCTTGTTACCGGcaactatatctatataaatatatatagaaaacGTTTCCCTTGGTCAAAGCCCCAACATTATAATTGCATAATGCAATCAAGCGTTGCTTGAACGCTTATATATTTCATGTTTGATCCATCCTGTCCCTGCAGGTGTTTGCCGAGCTCTTCGACCCCATCATCAAAGACAGACACAACGGTTACGACCCCAGAACCATGAAGCACCCCACCGACCTAGATGCTTCCAAGGTTCCGTTTGTGAAAAAATTCTCCATTCTCCATTGAGCCTTTAGCAGAGGTGCCgtatcccattaggcataccaggcaactgcctggggccccgcaattgtttgggggccccgggccacgggggggccccctagagccaaaaaaaaaaaaaaaatcgctccactcccccccccccccccccccccctcaacaatcctctgcctagggcccccacactacctagaatcgcccctggccTTTAGTACCGATACTATAACAAGGGGGCACCACATAACAACACTGTAGCTTTGCAGAGAATATATACTTTGCAAAAACACATTCTTTTTCGAGGATACTGCCACTATTACGTATTGATGTTGATTGGCAAGTTCAAATCCTAGCAACTGGCAGATCAATTATTAACTAGGGATGATACACACAATGACATTATTGGCTCTTTTTGAACGCTCTCATTTTCATTGCCAGATCACCAACGGGGTGTTTGACGAGAAGTACGTGCTGTCGTCCCGCGTGCGCACCGGACGCAGCATCCGCGGGCTGAGCCTGCCTCCGGCGTGCTCGCGATCCGAGCGCCGCGAGGTGGAGCGCGTGGTAGTAACGGCGCTGGCCGGCCTGAAGGGGGAGCTGGCGGGTCGCTACTACGGACTGGGAGACATGTCCGacaaggagcagcagcagctcatcGACGTGAGTAATTCACTCGTGGTCGGGAATCAGGGTTGGGTCGACGACATGTTATTCGCCTTTTTTGGCCAAGCGATTTGTTCATTCACACTTCATTCAGATCAACCAGTGTTTTCAACCCCTGTTCCCCTTCTTGTTCGACCCATGCCTGCCCCCCCACCTCAGGAGCACTTCTTGTTTGACAAGCCAGTGTCTCCCTTGCTCACCTCGGCCTTCATGGCCCGAGACTGGCCTGATGCCCGAGGCATCTGGTAAGGCCGCCAGTACTAGAACCATCCCCTACCTCTCTATCCCCTGGCTTCACCGACTAGTAGAAACCAACAGAACATGTATTTTCTTGAGTGGCCGCCTAACATCAGCAACACCCAGGGTCCCTCCCTCATCATACAACCCAAATCCTGTTTCTCCTTTTAGATTTCTAGTTTCATGACCTTGAATCCAGCTGCACCAAACACACCTGTAGAATATTCATCCTCCCCAACATTGTATCCTTCCTACTTATGTCGCCTCACTTCCTTTACTGTATCCTTCCTCCCCCTTGATCGTGACCTATGAACCCCGACCCCTCCCGTAGgaccacttcctgtttgacaaGCCCATCTCTCCCCTGTTGACGTGTGCCTTTATGGCACGAGACTGGCCAGACGCCAGGGGGATCTGGTAGGTTCTGTAGGGTCGCCCTCTTAGGTGTGctgtgttgctatggttacctcCAGCCACTAACCTCTCTGTTTCACCATGGTTACCTCTAACCACTAGGCTCTCTGTGTCCCAATGGTAACCTCTTGACGCTAAACTTTTCTTTGTCACCATAGCAACCTCTTACCACTGACTTATAGGTTTCACCGTAGTCACCTTCTACCACTAACCTCTGCATTGCCATAGTTACCTTGAATGACTAATCTCTATGTGTTGCCATAGTTACTTTTTGACCATTATCTCAACTCGATTTTATTTTTCGATGATGTGTAGAGTTACAGAGACATAACCCCTATGAAGTGTTGTCTAAATCATGAGGGAAAAATGTCCTCGTTTTGCTTTTGGTTCTTGGGTGCCCCACAGAGGCTATGTTCCAAATCTTTGTCTCCGATCTGAGCAGACTTTGTTGACGTTACAGTTGCATGGTCATATCTGTTGACGGTTTAGAATAACCCCCCTATGAACAAGAGCCAAATCAGATATGAATAGCTCGTATTGcaattgtttgcatgtgtttatgctTAGACTGCTCACATGAAAGCTGGATCCAAAAATATCTCTGGATTCATCCAGACACTTCGGACTGCAGTGCCACCGCTGCATTATAGCACACTTTAGTAACATGAGGTTTTGTTGTGTTTCGATCGCTTCTCAGGCACAACCACGAGAAGAACTTCCTGATCTGGGTGAATGAGGAGGACCACACCAGGGTGATCTCCATGGAGAAGGGAGGCAACATGAAGCGGGTGTTTGAGAGATTCTGCACTGGACTGAAGCAGGTACAGCAGACCATAATAATCACTGTGTACCCTCACTCATAAACACAACTGTGCTGCTGAAATAGTTTGAACATACTGTAAATAATAATGTTAAGAATATAAAGTGCTCTTGATAGTAATATTTATCATTGGCTGTGACCTTCTTTTAAATACAAATGCATTGTTTCACATGTTGGTTTACATAAAAATGTACTATATAACTAACAAACTGACTAGTAGCTAGTAGTGTTGATGAACAAAAAGGCCCTTGCTCGGTTCCCCAGGTAGAGCAGCTGATCCACGAGAGAGGCTGGGAGTTCATGTGGAACGAGCGCCTGGGCTACATCCTGACCTGCCCCTCCAACCTGGGCACCGGCCTGCGGGCGGGGGTCCACGTCCGTCTGCCCATCCTGAGCAAGGTAGGCCCGAACACTAACCTACCCAGGAAAACTCTGTGTTTAGAGACACACTGCCATCCAGAAGTATATAAACGGCTCAGCAAGGGTAGCTACATTTTATACACTGGCTTTTAATTGATGGTGGTGTTTCCAGCCAACTGTGTtatattgtaatgtaatgtgtATATTCTTCACGATATTCaccatcattttttatttttgtgtatagCCCTTTGTAAACCTTGTGTTTAAAAAGTCCCAAATATTTAAATGGGCTATTTGTTCACTGTTAAGTTTGAACCTTTAAATGGTTGTATGTTCAGTTGCATGACGTTACGCTGATTCTCGCACCTCAGGACACACGCTTCTCCAAGATCCTGGAGAACTTGCGGCTGCAGAAGAGAGGCACAGGCGGCGTTGACACGGCCGCTACCGGAGACACCTTTGACATCTCTAACAACGACCGTCTGGGCAAATCAGAGGTACATGGGGGGGACTCTCTTAAGGGCATCACAATACTGTTATATTactttataataatattatggcGAGAATATTGTCTACAAAGTCAAAAAACTTGCACATTCCTTTTCATTTAAGTTATTTGAAATTCAACATTTCAAGTAATACCGCTGTAGGTCATATTTTAGAGCGCCAGATTTTGAAACTAAACCCCCCCAAAAAGTCCCATCCCTCTTTCACTAGGTTTCACCACCAATGATAAGTTTGTACTCGCgtgcctgtgattgacaggcaagattcccccaaccaatcagtgaagagaagcCCTAATCTAATTGGTCATAAAATAGCCAGGAGCTAGCTATAATCATCCTCACGAGTAGCTGACAGATGGCTATGGCTTTTCTTACAAATCACAATagctcattttttttttatatctacagcacctttaacgTTGTCCTGtcactgtaggcctatatttattGTGAAGGTTTCATACCCCTAACTTAAtctttggtttgtgtgtgcacaggttGAGCTTGTTCAGCAGCTGGTGGATGGCGTCAACTACCTGATTGACTGCGAAAAGAAACTAGAAAAGGGCCAGGATATTAAAGTCCCTTTCCCCGTTGCTCAGTTTAAGAAGTATTGAATTGGCACTCAATGACTTATACTTGAGCATTTCAAGTCCTGTCATGCTAGTAGCCGCTGTAGCAATAAAAAGGCCTTCCCAAGTTTCACATCTCGTTCCATAATAGTAATTTCTGTATCTTCCCTATACAGCAAATCAGAACCTGTTTCAAAGATATAATATGTGGTTAGTTGAATGCTTCTACCTCAAATTATGCTTGTTACTGTTTAGTTTAGCTCAATAAATATTTCAATGTTTTGGGATCTTGCTTTTTTTGCTTCTGCACTGCTCGTTGATTATTTCGTAgtcaaaatgtaataaaaaaattacTTTAACCTAGCCACAAATGTTTTTAGTGTCAAATTTTActtttgtaaatagtttttgGATTCCCGAAATGAGTCGAGGAATACGTTCATTAATGAAAATCAGTTTTGtcaatttattttacattaaaaaaaattattctCAGTAACAAACCTAAagattcaaatgtatttatttaaatgtaatttaatgtCATTTTCTTTTACCAGGTAAAGTGCAACAAAACCAAAATAGACATCAGTAGAAAAACCGATGAGGAACACTATTAAATTAAGCCCACTCCAGAAAAAAGATTATCCGTAGTTCTGTACATATCGGTTACAAAAGCCCACACTAAAAACACTGTTGAATGTTACAAATAACCACACGCTGACGGCTAAACAAAGGGCTCTCGTGAAACACCATAAAGTCCTGCTTTTATGGCAAAATGAAACCGAAACATCATTTCCCCAAACGTTACAACAATGAACTTCTGCAAGGACAGGATATCCGTTCTTGGCATCTACGGCCACCCAGAGACATAACAAAGctctttgtattttttgtgttttttatagTCTTTCAGAATGAGACTGAATAAAGACTGCCGGGGAAGAGTCCCTGCGCCCCTAGTATATCGGCCGCTTCTCCCCGTGTTTCCTCGTGAACTCGTCAGCGTTCTTCAGGAACTTCTTCCGGTCCTTCACGTATTCCTCCGCCAGGTCAGCTCGGAGGGGGTGCTCCGGCTGGGGGTTGTTCACCAGGTCTGTGAGGGACTGGATCACTGGGGGAGCAATGGCAAAAACTATTTAAGCAAAAATAATAGTGATATTGGGCTGAGGTAGATGGTCATTACTTTCGATAACATTGGAAAAAGTCTAaatcctttttttctctccgtTACCAAGGAGGAAAGGAATAGAGGGAAGCCAGCCTGCTGCCTTACCTCCCACACAAAAAATGAAACGCCTTCAAACAGAAAGGGAAAGCCATTGCATGATAAACACCTAACATTTGTAGAGACTATTACAGTTCGATACCAACTAGGCAAAAATATGAATCACTGCATAGAAGGTGAATGGAAAAACACTGCAGATCAGGTGAAACCTGAGCACGGGACTCTGTAGTAATAGTGGTAGGGCTTGTAGATCAGAATCATAATGGGATTTTTGGTAGGCAATGTGTTGTCCAAAGAAAGGGGGGAAATATAGACCAACGGAATCTGATGTACTTTTTTTGCCATGTCTTAAGATGAGAAAACACTGGCAGTTTCAAACAATGTCACCCCGTAATGACTAATTAGTTTACAATGAATTACCACCAATAACATCCTATGTTTTCATAGGAATACAATCTGACAAAGTACAAGCCAAGTAATTGTATTAACCATTGCTGActccagaaaaagaaaaacatagcTACCAAGATATTTACCCATACAAATCTTCCTAAAAAAAGTGAATTATGCGCCCTACTTTAATTATAACTAAAAGTGATTAAGAAAAAAGGACACCTTGGTGGGTCTTAGTGGCCGGTTTCCAGTTCTCTGAGGTGATGATGGGAAGGCACACTTGGCCCTTTTCGTCGATGTTGGGGTGGTAGATCTTGGTCTTGAACGTAATCTTCGGCGGCTTGAACGGATACTCCACAGGGAAGAGGATGTCGATACGAAAAGCGCCCTTGTCGTACGGAGGGTTTTCCTTGGTGGGGGGAAACGGTAGGCGGGGTTAACGTTTTGATTAGATCGGACTGATCCACCCCATTTGAGATTAGAATCGTAAGCAAAGGTTGACTAAATACAGCTTTTGACAGAATCCTACATCATTAACATGAACAAATTAACAcgataaaggtaaaaaaaaaaaatcgaatctaCCCTTAAAAGGGTATATAAACGCTTACAGGGACGATGAGCCATTGCCAGTTCAAAATATTCGTGTCATCCACTTGAACGTTCTGGGCGTTTTTGGCATCAGAGTTGAGTATTTCCTCAAGTTCCTGGATTAAAACACATAACAAGATGAGTCGTTATATTGTACATGATGTCCTCGTTTGCAACACAATCCACCCCTTCACATCGCTCCTGCGGGCTAAATCCTTGGCGTCGCCACACATCCCACAAGTTCGAAGTTATAGGATCTGCTGCTGAAATTTCGCAACAAACATGTGCTATTTCCGTTTCACTGATATACATCAGTATGCATTTATATACTCTACTTATCCCCGAATACATTGTACTAAACATTTCAATTCGACGGGCACGATGTAAACCACTTCAGCCTCCCAATAAAAACGTATCAACATGTAGGAACGCTTACGTTGGTAAAAGAGCCGACGAAGTCAACCTATCACCGTTACATCGTATAAATTACGAAACTAATTCCCTTCTTATCACAAAGTGCAGCGTTATTGTATACTTGGCCCATACTTAACGGCACTATATTAAGCCTCAGTCGGTTAGCCCTCCATGGGTTAGCCTGTTCCCAATTAGCTTctagctaagctaagctaagctaaggAAATAGTCGACGCTAGCTAACGACAGCCGACGACTAATAACCCCAAAACTATCCGTCTATTTCCTCTTCCACATGCCTACTTTTGTTCCCAAGCAAATCCTATCAAAGTATACGTTCACATAAAGGAAAGAATCGTAATTTAAATCGGTGAATAACGCCCGCTTTCGCTTTACCCTTTGTAGCCTCTTGCTCGCCGCCATAGCGAAAGTGTTGCCTGCCAGCAGATCGTCGGGTACTTGGACGGACCGGGTCACCAGCGGAACATCAGACGAGGAGGGTCAGTAGGAGCAGCGTGCCGCCAGGGGCTTTGAAGCCATGTTAAATGCACTAAGTGCGCATGTGCGATAATtctaacaaaaaatatatattaatggtTAAAATCGTACTTAACAGTATATAATACCAATGTAaattaacaatatatatatatatccgcTTGTGACCGTCCCCGACTAGTATAATTGAATTAAAGccattttaaaaaaaagtgtgtagAATGGGATGGTGCAATACATTCAAGTCAAATATAtgccatttatttaaaaaaaacatgtatcgGTCGAATCAAAGGtggataaagaaaaatatgatgattatatagggttagggttattatggTTAGAATGATTCTGACTTGCTTATATATTAATGTGTTAACAAGGAACAATAATTGCATGTTACAATAGACGGGCCATTACAAATAAATCAGATTACTTTATCAAGTAAGCCTACGCCACTTTTCAAGCTGCTGTGGCAGCTTTTTGGCACCAGATGGCCAAATTGCGATCACGAGTGACCTACATCATAATTATTTTTCTTGCGGATTGAACTTCAAACTGACATATTGGTGTCCGCTGATCGCAATATCTATGTATTACAAAAATAATGCAGTATTCAATATTCAAATGGTTTGTAGGTGGTCAGCTGATGTTGATAGTGATTTCAGTACAATTATTTAGGGCCCATATTGGTGACCCTTTAATTTTCACCTTTCTCAGCAGGTCATGGTCAAATTGTAATAACTGTCAAAGTCATTACCTGTTAACTGCCATACACTCAAACCACATTAAGTTGAATCTTCAGGTCAGGGAGGTGGAATTTTGTGACTGACCTACTTCTTTAACTGAACGTTTAAGACCAAGCTGATAGTAAACTGTTGAAACAGCGCCATCTAGGCGGTGCCCTCCAGGATTGTGTGACAACCTTGTTGACAACAAACCATTGTGACTACCCGAGATAACCCAAAATGCCACTTGAAATTCCCTGGCATTCATCTTCAAATCAAATTGTACTCACTTATTATGCGATCTAGATCTTAATAATGACACTTATTCAAATTGGTCTATATCATCTAATAGGATAATATAGGTGTGTTATGTGTAATATGTTAATAATAGGATAGAacatgatatattttttaatatttgacTGGCAAAGTGTAAGAGAGATGTCCCAGCTCGTTAgggttttttgtatttgtaaagATGCATTGCATTTTTGCGGATATCACACAAATGTGACCAGTAGCGAATCAACGTTGTGTGGCTATTGTGGAAGTTACAAGTCATGTCCCCCATGTCTGGTGTACTAGATATTGAAATGTTGGGATTTTTTGTGCTAACATTAACAGTGAGACAAATGGTaccaaacattttattattcGGTTTTGTGGTGTCCCA from Gadus morhua chromosome 19, gadMor3.0, whole genome shotgun sequence harbors:
- the ckmt2a gene encoding creatine kinase, mitochondrial 2a (sarcomeric) isoform X2 — its product is MASTFTRMIAGRYPAALLASLGAGTVAGGLLLSDSALFAEGKRSLYPPSADFPDLRKHSNCMAAALTPAIYARLRDQVTPQNWTLDQCIQTGVDNPGHPFIKTVGAVAGDEESYEVFAELFDPIIKDRHNGYDPRTMKHPTDLDASKITNGVFDEKYVLSSRVRTGRSIRGLSLPPACSRSERREVERVVVTALAGLKGELAGRYYGLGDMSDKEQQQLIDDHFLFDKPISPLLTCAFMARDWPDARGIWHNHEKNFLIWVNEEDHTRVISMEKGGNMKRVFERFCTGLKQVEQLIHERGWEFMWNERLGYILTCPSNLGTGLRAGVHVRLPILSKDTRFSKILENLRLQKRGTGGVDTAATGDTFDISNNDRLGKSEVELVQQLVDGVNYLIDCEKKLEKGQDIKVPFPVAQFKKY
- the LOC115531932 gene encoding ubiquitin-conjugating enzyme E2 L3, giving the protein MAASKRLQRELEEILNSDAKNAQNVQVDDTNILNWQWLIVPENPPYDKGAFRIDILFPVEYPFKPPKITFKTKIYHPNIDEKGQVCLPIITSENWKPATKTHQVIQSLTDLVNNPQPEHPLRADLAEEYVKDRKKFLKNADEFTRKHGEKRPIY
- the ckmt2a gene encoding creatine kinase, mitochondrial 2a (sarcomeric) isoform X1, coding for MASTFTRMIAGRYPAALLASLGAGTVAGGLLLSDSALFAEGKRSLYPPSADFPDLRKHSNCMAAALTPAIYARLRDQVTPQNWTLDQCIQTGVDNPGHPFIKTVGAVAGDEESYEVFAELFDPIIKDRHNGYDPRTMKHPTDLDASKITNGVFDEKYVLSSRVRTGRSIRGLSLPPACSRSERREVERVVVTALAGLKGELAGRYYGLGDMSDKEQQQLIDEHFLFDKPVSPLLTSAFMARDWPDARGIWHNHEKNFLIWVNEEDHTRVISMEKGGNMKRVFERFCTGLKQVEQLIHERGWEFMWNERLGYILTCPSNLGTGLRAGVHVRLPILSKDTRFSKILENLRLQKRGTGGVDTAATGDTFDISNNDRLGKSEVELVQQLVDGVNYLIDCEKKLEKGQDIKVPFPVAQFKKY